The genomic interval CGTACTGGCCATGGAAGCCTTATTAGAAATAATTAAGACCTCCCTGGCTGGTAATGAGAGCGTGCTCATCAGCGGTTTTGGTAAATTTAACGTCAAGAATAAAAAGGAAAGACGGGGCAGAAACCCTCAGACCGGTGCGGAATTAATGCTATCCCCCCGGCGGGTAGTCACATTTAAGCCTTCCAGCATCCTCCGGCAGAGAATAAATAATAAGAAGATATGACGGCTTCGTAAAAAAGTCCATTTGCTGGGTTATAGCGATCAGCCATCAGCTATCAGCGGTCAGTTTAAGGCGCTATTTCATTTCCTGAAAGCTGAGAGCTGAATGCTGACTGCTCAAGATAAAAGA from Thermodesulfobacteriota bacterium carries:
- a CDS encoding integration host factor subunit alpha, with the translated sequence MTLTKADLVNHIYEKNKLRKAEAVLAMEALLEIIKTSLAGNESVLISGFGKFNVKNKKERRGRNPQTGAELMLSPRRVVTFKPSSILRQRINNKKI